A stretch of DNA from bacterium:
CATATTCAAATACCTCCTTACAAACCTAGGAGACCTTTCAGTAAGACCAATCATATCATTAAGCACCAGGATTTGTCCATCGCAATGTATCCCAGAGCCAATACCAATCGTAGGAATTTTTAATGCTTCGCTGATTCTTTTTGCCAAGCTTTCTGGGATACATTCAAGCACAAGGGAGAATATGCCTGCTTCTTCAAGTGCTTTTGCTTCTTCAATCAACATTTCATCCCTTTGCACCTTATAACCTCCCATTTTATGAATTGCCTGTGGCCTTAAGCCAATATGACCCATTACCGGAATATCGGCATCCAAAATCGCCTTTATGGTTGGAATAATTTCAATTCCTCCCTCAAGCTTTACCGCACTTGCCCCACCTTCTTTTATCATCCTTCCGGCATTATAGAGAGAATCCTTAATGGAAACCTTATAGGATAAAAATGGCATATCACCCACCAAAAGGCTATTTTTTATCCCCCTTTTTACTGCCTTTGTATGATGGAGCATCTCCTCCATTGTAACCGGAAGGGTATTTTCATATCCTAGAACAACCATACCCAAGGAATCTCCCACCAAAACTATATCAACCCCAGCACTATCCAATATCTTTGCCATCTGGAAATCATAGCAAGTAAGGGCTACAATCTTTTTCTCCCCCTTCATCCTCTGTATCTCGGGAATGGTCATCGGACAACCTCCAATCTATTTACCCTTAAGAATTCTTCTGGTGTATTAAATGCGGTAAGAAATAATGGCGTTCCTGCAAAAGATAATGGCGAAACAGGCCCTACTGTCATAAAGGCATATTGTCTTGATGCTATATCAAAAGCACTATGGGGATCACGAAACCGTTGATAAAGTTTAAGGCTATTGGGGTCACCGCCAATAATTTCTTTTAGAGAGATAAATTCAGCACCTAAAGCCAAACCAAACCCAAAGAAAAATATTCTCAATTGGCCAATAATTTCCCGATGTAGACTTGATAGGGTTTGGCTAATAAACATCCATCCAAGTCCATATTTTCTTGTGGTTCTCGCGGCATTCACAAGGATTTCGCGGACACTCCGAGCGGCACTATCATCAGAGGGTAGGTCTCGGGGAGCAAGCCGGTGAGCTTCATCAATAACAACAAGTGCATTAAGACTTTGGCCTTCCTTATAGAAGTATTCAGCGGTTTGTGTCAGCCCATCAAGCAGGCGCTTTATCACCAAAGCTTGAATTTTATCATTCCAAAACAAGTCTTTTGCTTGTTCTTTTGAGAGATCAATCACAAGGATAGGTCTTGTCTCTGTTTCTGGATTCAGAAGCCAACTTAAGGCTTTATTCACACTCTTTGCACCACTTCTATCTATTCTGAATAACTCCGTTATTGGCGTCCAATATTCCTTATAAAATTCATTTGCGTCAGCTTCTTTGATAGCAGTATCAAAACGAAGCCTTGAAGCCTCAGTGCGGTAAAAAACTTTCTGCACCCTCTCGTCTTTAAGAAGATTCCATGCTTTATCAAAGGAGAACCTTGCGTGGAGTTCTTCAAGTTTAACCTTAGCCTTTTGTAATTTGTCAGAGAGAATGTTACATGCAAGTTCTCGGTTTTCTCCTTTTGGAATAGTCAGTCGCTCAAAAAACAAGGATTCGAAGAGAATTTGCTCAAACAACTCCCACCTGTCCAAAACCAAATTTCTGACAGTCATAACGAAGCTATTCTTACCTAAAACTTGGGTTATTTTCTTCATCGGCAAGACAAAACCATTTCCGGTTCTTTCATTTAGCATATCTTTGCTAAATTCACCCTGAGGATCAATAACGAGAAGAGCCATTTTGGGATAACGAGCATATGCCAATAGAATCATCTTTGCGAGAACTGACTTTCCAGAACCCGTTTTACCAAAGACGCCGAGGTGATATGCCTCGCCAGCTCCATTTGGTCCTATTCCGAAATGCTTAAACCAAAGAGGTAATTTGGGTGTTGATCCATAAACATGACCAAGGTAAAATATTTCATCTTGATATCTTTCTAGCACACTATCTAATATCTGGTCAGTGGCTAAATGGATAAAAGTCCCGGTGGCTGGAACTGTTCCCAAAATACTTGGTTCAAATTTGTTGTCCATCTCACTAAATACTGCACTTACAGTCATATCTCCAAGGTGGGTATCCTGCTGTCCACTTACAGGGTTAACCTGGCCTCTCTGCCGTGCAAGAGACCTCATTGTTGGGTCTTCAAGCCAGATATTCTTTAACTGGACCTCTGTTATTTGTCCTAATGCATAATGTGGCTTGCCATCCTGAGTGAATCTAAAAAGGGCAAGCTCTCCAAGCAATTTTTTACCAACAGCAGTACCAAGAATGTCTAAT
This window harbors:
- the panB gene encoding 3-methyl-2-oxobutanoate hydroxymethyltransferase gives rise to the protein MTIPEIQRMKGEKKIVALTCYDFQMAKILDSAGVDIVLVGDSLGMVVLGYENTLPVTMEEMLHHTKAVKRGIKNSLLVGDMPFLSYKVSIKDSLYNAGRMIKEGGASAVKLEGGIEIIPTIKAILDADIPVMGHIGLRPQAIHKMGGYKVQRDEMLIEEAKALEEAGIFSLVLECIPESLAKRISEALKIPTIGIGSGIHCDGQILVLNDMIGLTERSPRFVRRYLNM
- a CDS encoding DUF87 domain-containing protein encodes the protein MSERINIEQLISSSERIGTIGSPSSTSELSLDILGTAVGKKLLGELALFRFTQDGKPHYALGQITEVQLKNIWLEDPTMRSLARQRGQVNPVSGQQDTHLGDMTVSAVFSEMDNKFEPSILGTVPATGTFIHLATDQILDSVLERYQDEIFYLGHVYGSTPKLPLWFKHFGIGPNGAGEAYHLGVFGKTGSGKSVLAKMILLAYARYPKMALLVIDPQGEFSKDMLNERTGNGFVLPMKKITQVLGKNSFVMTVRNLVLDRWELFEQILFESLFFERLTIPKGENRELACNILSDKLQKAKVKLEELHARFSFDKAWNLLKDERVQKVFYRTEASRLRFDTAIKEADANEFYKEYWTPITELFRIDRSGAKSVNKALSWLLNPETETRPILVIDLSKEQAKDLFWNDKIQALVIKRLLDGLTQTAEYFYKEGQSLNALVVIDEAHRLAPRDLPSDDSAARSVREILVNAARTTRKYGLGWMFISQTLSSLHREIIGQLRIFFFGFGLALGAEFISLKEIIGGDPNSLKLYQRFRDPHSAFDIASRQYAFMTVGPVSPLSFAGTPLFLTAFNTPEEFLRVNRLEVVR